One Campylobacter concisus DNA segment encodes these proteins:
- a CDS encoding imidazole glycerol phosphate synthase, giving the protein MDFQNIQKQILVLKESLTALEQNSEHEIGLAVGVVEFNKNADELKKKLTNLKGESDFFKSVFNTEDYYENISTYLEQIKRSLNYKIEKNGVSFKANENLQESYVAILNIIEILVAEYQIQNKNKAKNLFSRTTDTTQIKSLLAELNTLQERIHNVLHIHSRIVSNVILQNFKIIYTFFYNCIKAAKQRKDELLLVEIAGITDKIITMIKPVFSAKILNTNELIYHYLIFELKELKACAIGEELV; this is encoded by the coding sequence ATGGATTTTCAAAATATTCAAAAACAAATTTTAGTACTAAAAGAGAGCTTGACAGCATTAGAACAAAATAGTGAGCACGAGATCGGCTTGGCAGTTGGGGTTGTTGAGTTTAATAAAAACGCTGACGAACTTAAAAAAAAGCTTACAAATCTAAAAGGTGAAAGCGATTTCTTTAAAAGTGTCTTCAACACAGAGGACTATTATGAAAACATTAGTACTTATTTGGAGCAGATAAAGAGAAGCTTAAATTATAAAATTGAGAAAAACGGTGTGAGCTTTAAGGCAAATGAAAATTTGCAAGAAAGCTATGTTGCCATTTTAAATATAATAGAAATTTTAGTAGCAGAGTATCAAATACAAAACAAAAATAAAGCGAAAAATCTCTTTTCTAGGACAACAGATACTACTCAAATAAAATCACTACTTGCAGAGCTAAATACTCTACAAGAGCGTATACATAATGTTTTGCATATTCATTCTAGGATAGTTTCAAATGTTATTTTGCAAAATTTTAAGATAATTTATACGTTCTTTTATAATTGTATTAAGGCTGCAAAGCAACGCAAAGATGAGCTTTTGCTAGTGGAGATCGCGGGTATAACTGATAAGATAATAACTATGATAAAACCGGTCTTTAGTGCAAAAATTTTAAATACAAATGAGCTTATTTATCACTACTTAATCTTTGAGCTAAAAGAACTAAAAGCTTGTGCGATAGGTGAGGAGCTAGTTTAA
- a CDS encoding FtsW/RodA/SpoVE family cell cycle protein has protein sequence MAVDKIIFYLCSTLIAISIIFSLSLPVFTVLFFNYDEFHFFVRQFIVGCIGIFIMWWLSRLNPEKTLVWIGFGLLISCGIAMGLMHALPASMVTDAGGARRWIRLPGFSLAPVEFFKIGFVYFLAWSFTRKFSEGKRTLLDEIKILMPYIILFGVAIFLIAVMQNDLGQVVVLALTFVTMALFAGASARLFSIGILGAAFVMTVAIISSEHRILRIKSWWGTIQNMVLSFLPDSVADVLRVADAPEPYQISHSLNAIKHGEFFGEGLGAGIFKLGFLSEVHTDFVLAGIAEEVGVFGILCIVTIFIALLYRIFRISARSENKVYHLFTLGVGLILSFSFLMNSYGITSITPIKGIAVPFLSYGGSSVLAICIGIGMVLMVSKRAKL, from the coding sequence TTGGCAGTTGATAAGATCATTTTCTATCTTTGTTCGACTTTGATCGCTATAAGCATTATTTTTTCACTATCTTTGCCAGTTTTTACGGTTTTATTTTTTAATTACGACGAGTTTCACTTTTTTGTCCGCCAGTTTATTGTTGGTTGCATCGGAATTTTCATTATGTGGTGGCTCTCTAGGCTCAATCCTGAAAAGACGCTTGTTTGGATAGGGTTTGGCCTTCTTATATCTTGTGGTATCGCTATGGGGTTAATGCATGCATTACCAGCTTCTATGGTAACTGACGCTGGCGGTGCTAGACGCTGGATTAGACTGCCTGGCTTTTCACTAGCTCCAGTCGAGTTTTTTAAAATCGGTTTTGTCTACTTCTTAGCTTGGAGTTTTACTAGAAAATTTAGTGAAGGCAAAAGAACCTTGCTAGATGAGATTAAAATACTTATGCCTTATATTATTCTTTTTGGTGTTGCTATCTTTCTTATTGCTGTTATGCAAAATGACCTTGGTCAAGTGGTCGTGCTAGCACTTACATTTGTGACGATGGCACTTTTTGCAGGAGCAAGTGCGAGACTTTTTAGTATCGGTATTTTAGGGGCCGCTTTTGTTATGACAGTAGCGATAATCAGCTCTGAGCATAGAATTTTACGTATAAAATCATGGTGGGGCACGATACAAAATATGGTGCTTTCTTTCTTGCCTGACAGTGTTGCAGATGTATTAAGAGTAGCTGATGCGCCAGAGCCATATCAAATTTCTCACTCATTAAACGCTATAAAGCATGGCGAATTTTTCGGCGAAGGGCTTGGCGCTGGTATCTTTAAGCTCGGCTTTTTAAGTGAGGTCCATACTGACTTTGTATTAGCTGGTATCGCTGAAGAGGTTGGTGTATTTGGTATTTTGTGTATTGTAACTATATTTATAGCGCTACTTTATAGAATTTTTAGAATTTCAGCTAGAAGCGAAAATAAGGTCTATCATCTATTTACGCTTGGTGTCGGGCTTATCTTATCGTTTTCATTTTTAATGAATAGCTATGGTATCACATCGATCACGCCTATTAAAGGTATTGCTGTGCCATTTCTTAGTTACGGCGGTAGCTCTGTGCTTGCGATTTGTATCGGTATCGGTATGGTTTTGATGGTTAGTAAAAGGGCAAAATTATGA
- the murG gene encoding undecaprenyldiphospho-muramoylpentapeptide beta-N-acetylglucosaminyltransferase, with protein sequence MIVICGGGTGGHLAIARSFCEELNRRDIKPIFIGSTSGQDKFWFENDENFLQKFFLPSSGVVNKRGFAKLKSLTNIVNLALKCRKIFKQNDVKVVISVGGYSAAPAAIAAIISKVPLFIHEQNAVMGKLNKILKPYAKGFFSSYDKASPYPYPVAKKFFDSARVREELKTILFLGGSQGAKAINELAINLAPYLKEKGINITHQCGKNGFDELKKRYDELGFNETNLEIFEFSKEIENKMSKADLAISRAGASSLWELCANALPSIFVPFPYAAGNHQFYNAKFLKDKGIAEICLQNGEILNKDEVIRMIENFDLNKSSKALKEILLPNGAKEIIDKILN encoded by the coding sequence ATGATTGTTATTTGCGGTGGAGGTACTGGTGGGCATTTAGCTATCGCAAGAAGCTTTTGCGAGGAGCTAAATAGACGAGATATTAAGCCTATATTTATCGGCTCAACTAGTGGGCAAGATAAATTTTGGTTTGAAAATGACGAGAATTTTTTACAAAAATTTTTCTTACCAAGTAGTGGCGTAGTAAATAAGAGAGGCTTTGCTAAACTAAAATCACTAACAAATATCGTAAATCTTGCTTTAAAATGTAGAAAAATTTTTAAGCAAAATGACGTTAAGGTAGTCATTAGCGTTGGTGGCTATTCAGCAGCTCCAGCAGCCATTGCAGCCATTATCTCAAAAGTGCCACTTTTTATCCACGAACAAAATGCTGTAATGGGCAAATTAAATAAAATTTTAAAGCCTTATGCAAAAGGCTTTTTTAGCTCTTATGATAAAGCTTCGCCCTACCCTTATCCCGTAGCAAAGAAATTTTTCGATAGTGCAAGAGTGAGAGAGGAATTAAAGACTATTTTGTTTTTAGGAGGTTCGCAAGGCGCAAAAGCGATAAATGAACTAGCTATAAATTTAGCTCCATATCTTAAAGAAAAAGGCATAAATATAACTCATCAATGTGGTAAAAATGGCTTTGATGAACTTAAAAAAAGATATGATGAACTTGGCTTTAATGAAACGAATTTAGAAATTTTTGAATTTAGTAAAGAGATAGAAAATAAGATGAGCAAGGCTGACCTTGCCATATCAAGAGCAGGAGCTAGCTCGCTTTGGGAGCTTTGTGCAAATGCTTTGCCATCTATCTTTGTGCCATTTCCTTATGCCGCTGGCAATCATCAGTTTTATAACGCTAAATTTTTAAAAGATAAAGGCATTGCTGAAATTTGCTTGCAAAATGGAGAAATTTTAAACAAAGATGAAGTTATAAGAATGATAGAAAATTTTGATCTAAATAAAAGCAGCAAAGCTCTAAAAGAGATTCTTTTGCCAAATGGAGCAAAAGAGATAATTGATAAAATTTTAAACTAG
- a CDS encoding adenylosuccinate lyase, with protein sequence MKVTQTLESLSILTDNDALFRELRDMISRNFTKILSNKNKVISFYEESEIPQRKCFLKFIKKLYEKQSDDKLDIRFANYKTIKLGFVQKNTLTPVISLNVNFVKNEVKFELKDALCRDFASYISESLVKSNVAFSKNDDLLNITISNDNDINTLNKLLYKRNYPKFSVNFIYDEKDYKAFKQGIKIKSSSKFVSRFSVLANLLEENFEILGCKKDDDFETIRQSYLSLVNIYHPDRHANKNPLIQEEYAKKFKNIQSAYESLKPYFKNQENFVMVG encoded by the coding sequence ATGAAAGTTACGCAAACATTAGAATCTCTAAGCATTTTAACTGATAATGACGCTTTGTTTCGTGAGCTTAGAGATATGATAAGCAGAAATTTTACAAAAATTTTATCTAATAAAAATAAGGTTATTTCGTTTTATGAAGAGAGCGAGATCCCACAACGCAAGTGCTTTTTAAAATTTATAAAAAAACTTTATGAAAAGCAAAGTGATGATAAGCTTGATATTCGTTTTGCAAACTATAAAACCATAAAGCTTGGCTTTGTTCAAAAAAATACCCTAACTCCAGTCATTAGCCTAAACGTAAATTTTGTAAAAAATGAAGTCAAATTTGAACTAAAAGATGCACTTTGCAGAGATTTTGCTAGCTACATCAGCGAGAGTCTGGTAAAAAGTAATGTTGCTTTTAGCAAAAATGATGATTTATTAAACATCACCATCTCAAATGACAACGACATAAACACATTAAACAAACTACTCTACAAAAGAAACTATCCAAAATTTAGCGTAAATTTTATCTATGATGAAAAAGACTACAAAGCCTTTAAACAAGGCATAAAAATAAAAAGCTCATCTAAATTTGTAAGCAGATTTTCTGTACTTGCAAATTTGCTTGAGGAAAATTTTGAGATTTTAGGTTGTAAAAAAGATGATGACTTTGAAACTATCAGGCAGAGCTATCTTTCACTCGTAAATATCTATCACCCAGACAGGCACGCCAACAAAAATCCTCTCATACAAGAAGAATATGCAAAGAAATTTAAAAATATTCAATCTGCTTATGAGAGCCTAAAACCATACTTTAAAAATCAAGAAAATTTTGTGATGGTCGGCTAG